The Pedobacter africanus genome has a window encoding:
- a CDS encoding serine protease, with protein MDYFNTLDPLLRIFWFIAIPVSLVFAIQTVMTFIGIDSADGIDADFDGNLDHADAPFQLFSFRNLINFLLGLSWTGISFFRVIDNKPLLIALSVAVGIGFILLFFVIIRQIQKLAEDNTFKIESTLDKSGSVYLRIPANRSGNGKIHVSIHGSFKELDAITDGELLESGATIRIIKTINQNLVLVERI; from the coding sequence ATGGACTATTTTAACACTCTTGACCCTTTATTGAGGATCTTTTGGTTTATCGCAATTCCTGTAAGCCTGGTATTTGCAATTCAAACCGTCATGACCTTTATCGGTATTGATTCAGCGGACGGTATAGATGCAGATTTTGACGGCAATTTAGATCATGCTGATGCGCCTTTTCAGCTCTTCTCTTTCCGGAACCTGATCAATTTCCTTTTAGGGTTAAGCTGGACCGGTATTTCATTTTTCAGGGTTATCGATAACAAACCACTGTTAATTGCGCTATCCGTAGCGGTGGGCATAGGCTTTATCCTGTTGTTCTTTGTCATCATCCGGCAAATCCAGAAACTGGCGGAAGACAATACTTTTAAAATAGAAAGTACACTGGACAAATCCGGCTCAGTATACCTGCGCATCCCTGCAAACCGCAGCGGCAATGGAAAAATCCATGTCAGCATCCATGGCTCATTTAAAGAACTCGATGCCATTACCGATGGAGAACTACTGGAAAGCGGGGCAACCATCAGAATCATTAAAACAATAAACCAAAACCTCGTACTCGTAGAAAGAATTTAG
- a CDS encoding flotillin family protein gives MQDLLQSPLTLILVGVIVIFVTLSALIARYKRCPSDKILVIYGKTGGTSAKCIHGGGAFIWPVIQDFAYLDLKPISIEANLVNALSRQNIRVDVPCRFTIAISTETDSMNNAAERLLGLAPTDIQELAKDILFGQLRLVIATMTIEEINSDRDKFLDNISKNVDTELKKIGLKLINVNVTDIKDESGYIEALGKEAAAKAINEALISVAEQTKIGETGKAIADREKDVQIAETQRERDIKIAITQKDREVSIAAAVKDEAIGKAEAERDTRIKTSEANALAVKGENEAKINIANSDALRREKEAESLKIAVSAEKVQQAQALEAAYLAEQKAETARSERERSTQIANIVIPAEIAKQKAIIQAQADAETIRENAKGEADAIYAKMEAEAKGLFEILTKQAEGYREVVAAAGGDPTKAFQLLLIEKLPELVKTQVEAVKNIKIDKITVWDSGNGNGENGNSSTANFVSGMMKTVPPLNDLFNMAGLNLPTYLKGTDEAGSPVDTIINKPGEDKKA, from the coding sequence ATGCAAGACCTCTTACAATCACCTCTTACCCTCATTCTTGTGGGTGTTATCGTTATTTTTGTAACCTTATCGGCCCTGATTGCCCGTTACAAAAGATGCCCCTCTGACAAGATCCTGGTCATTTACGGAAAAACCGGCGGCACATCAGCAAAATGTATCCATGGTGGCGGTGCCTTTATATGGCCGGTTATCCAGGATTTCGCTTACCTTGACCTTAAACCCATTTCCATAGAAGCCAATCTGGTGAATGCGCTGAGCAGGCAGAACATCAGGGTGGATGTTCCATGCCGTTTCACCATCGCCATTTCTACAGAAACCGACAGCATGAACAATGCTGCAGAACGTTTGCTGGGCCTTGCCCCTACCGACATTCAGGAGCTGGCCAAGGACATCCTGTTCGGGCAGCTGCGTTTGGTTATTGCAACCATGACCATAGAGGAGATCAATTCCGACAGGGACAAATTTCTGGACAATATCTCCAAGAACGTAGATACCGAATTGAAAAAGATCGGCCTTAAACTGATCAATGTTAACGTTACGGACATCAAGGACGAATCGGGCTATATTGAAGCCCTTGGTAAAGAAGCTGCTGCAAAGGCGATTAACGAAGCCCTGATCAGTGTGGCCGAGCAGACCAAAATCGGGGAAACCGGGAAAGCCATTGCCGACCGGGAAAAAGACGTACAGATAGCCGAAACCCAGCGCGAACGCGACATAAAAATTGCCATCACGCAAAAAGACAGGGAAGTAAGCATCGCAGCGGCAGTGAAAGATGAAGCCATTGGTAAGGCCGAAGCAGAAAGGGATACCCGTATCAAAACATCTGAGGCGAATGCCCTTGCGGTAAAAGGAGAGAATGAGGCAAAAATCAATATTGCCAACTCTGATGCTTTACGTCGTGAAAAAGAAGCGGAATCTTTGAAAATAGCTGTTTCTGCTGAAAAGGTACAACAGGCACAGGCTTTGGAAGCAGCTTACCTGGCAGAACAAAAGGCCGAAACTGCCCGTTCAGAACGAGAAAGGTCGACACAGATTGCGAACATTGTAATCCCGGCAGAGATCGCAAAACAGAAAGCAATTATACAGGCACAGGCAGATGCTGAGACCATCAGGGAGAATGCAAAGGGTGAAGCCGATGCGATCTATGCAAAGATGGAAGCCGAAGCAAAAGGTTTATTTGAAATACTGACCAAGCAGGCCGAAGGTTACCGGGAAGTAGTAGCTGCTGCTGGTGGCGACCCGACCAAGGCATTCCAGTTGTTATTGATTGAAAAACTACCGGAACTGGTAAAAACCCAGGTAGAGGCTGTCAAGAACATCAAAATCGATAAGATCACGGTTTGGGATTCTGGTAATGGCAACGGCGAGAATGGCAATTCATCAACAGCCAATTTTGTATCGGGTATGATGAAAACCGTTCCTCCGCTGAATGACCTGTTCAATATGGCCGGATTG
- a CDS encoding RNA polymerase sigma factor: protein MKAYHTLADIELVALLKESNRDAFAEIYNRYKGILFVHAYKRLLNRDEAEDAVHDLFAALWAGRVNFNLQTGNLPGYLYSAVRNRVLKVIAKRQFAEGYLASVAEMENTATDYRARENQLKAIIEREVALLPPKMREVFELSRNAQLSHKEIAAQLEVSEKTVKNQINNALKILRVKLGLFVFLYFLINH, encoded by the coding sequence ATGAAGGCCTACCATACGCTTGCTGATATTGAACTCGTTGCTTTATTAAAAGAAAGTAACCGGGATGCCTTTGCGGAAATATACAACAGGTATAAAGGTATTTTATTCGTTCACGCCTATAAACGTTTGCTGAACAGGGATGAAGCCGAGGATGCTGTACATGACTTATTTGCTGCTTTATGGGCCGGCAGGGTAAATTTCAATTTGCAGACCGGTAATTTACCGGGCTACCTGTACAGTGCCGTAAGGAACCGGGTGCTGAAGGTGATTGCCAAAAGACAATTTGCCGAGGGCTATTTGGCCTCGGTGGCAGAAATGGAAAACACGGCAACCGACTACAGGGCCAGAGAGAACCAGTTAAAAGCGATTATCGAAAGGGAAGTGGCCCTGCTGCCTCCCAAAATGCGCGAGGTATTTGAACTGAGCAGAAATGCCCAGCTCTCGCATAAGGAAATTGCCGCTCAGCTGGAGGTTAGCGAAAAGACAGTGAAAAACCAGATCAATAATGCGCTGA